GAAGCTCAGCGTCAAATTCAAGAAATCAACACAGGTATTTACTGTGTCAGCAATGCAAAACTGCATGAGTGGTTGCCTAAGCTTTCAAATGAAAATGCACAAGGCGAATACTATTTAACTGATATCGTTGCGATGGCTGTTGCTGATGGTTTAGAAATCGCCTCAATTCAACCAGAGCTCGCATTTGAAGTTGAAGGTGTAAATGACCGCCTGCAACTTGCAGCACTTGAGCGTGAATTTCAGAAGCAACAAGCAAAAGAACTTATGCAGCAAGGCGTAACTTTTGCTGATCCTGCACGTTTTGATTTACGTGGTACAGTAAAAGTTGGTCATGATGTCCGTATTGATGTGAATGTCATTATTGAAGGCGACTGTGAACTCGGTGACTTTGTAGAAATCGGTGCGGGCTGTATTTTAAAAAATACAACCATTGCAGCGGGCACTAAAGTCCAAGCGTACAGCGTTTTTGATGGAGCAGTTGTTGGGGAAAATACCCAAATTGGTCCATTCGCACGCTTACGTCCAGGTGCTAAATTGGCAAATGAAGTACATATCGGCAACTTTGTTGAAGTCAAAAATACAACGATCGGTCTAGGCAGTAAAGCTAACCATTTCACCTATTTAGGTGATGCCGAGATCGGTGCTGAATCAAATATTGGGGCAGGTACAATCACCTGCAATTATGATGGTGCAAATAAACACAAAACCACTATTGGCGATGCAGTTTTTATCGGTTCTAATAGCTCGCTGGTTGCGCCTGTGACTATTGGTAATGGAGCAACAGTCGGTGCGGGTTCTGTGATTACGAAAGATGTGGCTGAACAAAGTCTCTCCTTTGAGCGTGCTCAACAAATTTCTAAAGCAAATTATCAACGTCCCCAAAAGCTTAAAAAATAAGAGGATTGAAATATGTGTGGTATCGTCGGAGGCGTTGCAGAACGTTGTGTAACCGAGATTTTAATTGAAGGTTTAAAACGTCTTGAATATCGTGGTTATGATTCGGCAGGCGTTGCTTTACTCAATAACCAGCAAATTTTACGTGAACGCCGTGTTGGTAAAGTTGCCAATCTTGCAGACGCTGTTTCAGAACACCAGCTTACTGGAGCAATTGGTATTGCGCATACCCGTTGGGCAACACACGGTAAACCGACCGAAAATAATGCTCACCCGCACATGTCAGGCAAGGTAGCAGTCGTTCACAACGGTATTATCGAGAACTATCAAGAGCTTAAAGATGACCTTCAAGCTTTAGGATATGTATTTACTTCTCAAACAGATACTGAAGTGGTAGCCCATTTAGTTGCAGAAGCTCTAAAAAATACTGATAGTTTACTTGAAGCAGTAGAATCTGTAGTTCCTCAGCTTAAAGGTGCCTATGCATTAGGTATTATTCACAGCGATTACCCAGATGAACTCATTACTGTACGTGAAGGTTCACCACTTGTAATTGGTGTGGGTATTGGCGAGAACTTTATCAGTTCAGACCAATTGGCTCTTTTACCAGTAACAAACCGTTTTATTTACTTAGAAGAAGGCGATATTGCCCGTCTTACTCGTACTTCAATTGAAGTATTTGTAAAAGGTGAACGTGTTGAACGTCCAGTTAAAGAACTTGATGCAACTGTAAGCAGTGCTTCAAAAGGTGAATATAAACACTACATGCTCAAAGAAATTTATGAGCAGCCTGAAGCAATCAAACAAACAATTTCTCAAGCGCTTGATGGCAACAATTTACGTGATGATTTCTTGAAAGATGCTGATGCAGATTTCAGTAAACTTCAAAGTGTTCAAATTATTGCGTGTGGTACAAGTTATCACTCAGGAATGATCGCTAAATATTGGTTTGAGCAATTGATTGGTGTGCCTTGCCAAGTTGAGATTGCGAGTGAATTCCGTTATCGCTCACCAGTGATTGTGGAAAATACACTTTACATCTGTATTTCACAATCAGGTGAAACAGCGGATACCTTAGCTGCACTACGTGAAACTCAAAAACGTGCTAAAGCAAATAATATCGACATTCAGACTTTAACGATCTGTAACGTCGCAACTTCTTCAATGGTGCGTGAAACTGATCACCACTTATTGACGCTTGCAGGCCCAGAGATTGGTGTTGCATCAACAAAAGCGTTCACGACTCAGCTTGCTGCATTAATGTTGTTAATCTTGAAAATTGGTCAAGTGAAACAGCGTATTAGCAATGTGATGATTGAAGAGCTTGCTCGTGAATTGTGGCACAGCCCGAAAGTCATTCTTGATACGCTTAAGCAAGATGCTGAAATTTTACGTTTATCAGAATTGTTCGTTGAAAAACAACACTGTTTATTCTTAGGCCGAGGCACACACTATCCAATCGCTTTGGAAGGTGCATTAAAGCTTAAAGAAATTTCATATATTCACGCAGAAGGTTATGCGGCTGGTGAGTTAAAACATGGCCCATTGGCACTTGTTGATACTGAAATGCCAATCGTGATTCTTGCGCCAAATGACGAAATGCTTGATAAGCTTAAGTCGAATATGGAAGAAGTTCAGGCGCGTGGCGGTGAGTTATTCGTTTTTGCTGATGAAAATAGCGGTGTAGTCGAAAAAGATCGTCAACACGTTGTACAAATTCCAACAGTAAACGAATGGCTTGCACCAATCATTTATAGCGTACCAGTTCAGTTGTTGTCTTATCACGTTGCTGTATTACGTGGTACAGACGTTGACCAGCCACGTAACTTGGCGAAGTCAGTAACTGTAGAGTAATTCAAAAAAGATCATTATTAAGGCATCACCTGCTTTAATAACTGATTTATTAAGCCCGATATGCATTAATTGCCTATTGGGCTTTTTATAGCTCTACAGCTTTTACAGACAATTTCTCAGATAACAAAGAAAAAGTAACGTCCGCAACTTCCAACGGGTCTGAACTGGTCCAAATAATATGATTCCCCTCATTTGGACTTTCAGAACTTAAATGATATTGATTGAGCTGCCGTATTAATTGCGCTGTCACAGCTTCCGAAGGCTCAATAATTTGAATATCACGGCCTACAATTTCCTGAATCGTATCTGAGACAAATGGATAGTGTGTGCATCCTAAAATAATCGTATCGACTTTTTGCTCGACCAACGGCGCCAAAATATTTTTTAAATAATCTTTAACTTCCGCGGTATGTGCTTTGCCCGTTTCGATTTTTTCAGCTAAGCCAATACAAGGCACTAAAGACACTTTAATATCTTGCGCATACATTTCAATTAAACTTTTTAAATTTTTACCCTTTACCGTGGTGGCAGTTGCCAAAACCGCAATATGCTTACTTTGAGTGATTGCTACTGCCGGTTTTACGGCGGGTTCTATTGCAATAAGTGGCACATTAATTTGCGCTCTAATCGTTTCAATCGCTACAGCCGTCATGGTGTTACAAGCAATTACGATCGCTTTGCATTTGCCCTGAGCAACTAAGTTTGAAATTAAATGCGTGGTTCGTGAAACAATCCAGTCGCTTTCTTTGTCTCCATACGGGACATATTTCGAGTCAGCGAAATAGATAATGTCTTCATTCGGAAGGGCCTGCCGAATATGCTTAAAAAGAGACAACCCACCTAAACCAGAATCAATCATTCCAATCGGGTTGTTATTGTTATTCATGGTTTGTCCTGCATTTCATATATTCAGAAAAATTTTTTCATGGTTGCCAAGTCTGTTAGCACGACTTTGGGCTGAATGGTTTTTAATTTTTCAGCCGATGTATAACCCCAACCTACCGCAGCAAAATCAATGCCTGCTTTATGTGCAGCTTCGCCATCAGTCGTTTGGTCACCAACATAAATAGCCTGCTCTTTATTTAAATTCAAAATGTTTAGAACACGCTTAATTCGTTTAGCTTTACCAAATATAGACGAGCCACCATCAATATGGCTAAAAAGTTCACATAGTTCTGTACCAAGAATACTTTGACAGTTTTCTTTAGAGTTTGAAGTAATAATTGCGAGCGTATATCCCCGCTTATGTAGTTCTATTAGCTGATCCCGCATGCCTTCAAACATGTAAACTTCTTGATCTCTTTCTTTCATTAAACGAATGAAATCTTTGGCAATCCAAGGCAGTTTCCACCTAGAAACATTCATCTCTTTCATAATTTCTTTTGGTGAAAGATGTTTGTACTGCTCTACTTCATGTAGCTCTACAGATTTAAATTTATGCTTCTTGGCAAGCTGATTTAATGCCCCTAAAAAGAAGCTAAAGGAGTCGACTAAAGTACCGTCCATATCAAAAATAATAGCTTGGTATTCTTTTAAAGATTTTTCCATTTTAAAGTTCTGAAATAAAATATATTTTTTATAATTATATTCTGTTTTCTATTGGTTTTTAAATCAGGCCCTACGAGGACCTGACCTAAATTTTGATTTTTGTTTTAAGCTGCCGCTTTTTGTTCGTTTATCCAATTTTTAATACGGGCATCGAGTATATTTAAAGGCAATGTTCCTGCATTTAAAATCATGTCATGAAACGTTTTGATATCAAAACGATCTCCAAGCTCCTGTTTTGCAAGCTCCCGTAGCTCTAAAATTTTGAGTTGACCCATTTTGTATGCCAATGCTTGTGCAGGAATAGCGATATATCGGTCTGCCTCTGCCTGAATATCGGGTTCATCTAAAGCTGAGTGTTCTCGCATAAAATCAATCATTTGCTGACGGGTCCATTTTTTATAGTGTACGCCAGTGTCCACCACTAACCGACAAGCACGGAACAACTCACTCGAGAGTCTTCCATAGTCTGAAAGCTGGTCTTTATAGAAACCAACATCTTTACCCAGTTGCTCTGCGTAAAGTGCCCATCCTTCAATGTAGGCAGTGTGGTTGGGTTGCTTACGGAACATCGGCAAATTTGGCAGGTTTTGGGCAATATCAATCTGCATATGGTGGCCGGGAATTGCCTCATGGTAAGCAGTCGCTTCCATTGATATTTTGGAACGTTCAGAGAAGTCGCCAGTATTTACATATACTTGTCCGGGACGTGAACCATCAGGCGTGCCTTGGTGATATTCCGCACCTGCCGCTTCTTTTTCTCGATATTGCTCTACAGGCAAAACTTCAACTTTATTTTTTGGTAACAAACCAAACAGCTTCGGCAACTCCGGTTGCATTTGGGCAATATATCCACGATAAATCTCTAAAATTTCTTCACGAGATTTTGGGAAAACCGCAGGATTTGTTTTTAAAGATTGTTGGAAGCTTTTTAAGTCATTGAAACCTTGTGCTTTGGCAATTTTTAGCATTTCCGCTTCTATACGAGCAACTTCTTTTAACCCGAGCTGATGAATATTTTCAGGGCTTTCCAAGGTTGTCGTATTATTTTCTACATAAAAGCGATAGAGCTCGTCACCGTTTGGCAAACTCCATATACCCTCGTGTTGTCGTCCATGGGGTAAGTAATCTTTTTGAATAAACGCCCCGAGTTTTTGATAAGCAGGCCGAACATTCTGATCTATAGTCTGTAGTATTTCACGGCTTAAACGCTCTTGTTCTGCTTTCGAAATATTTTTTGGAAATTGCTTTAATGGAGAGGCAAACACACTGTCCTTCCCTGCTGGAGTTGCAATGCTATCAATCTGCTTTGCCACCTTTTCAATTAAATATTTGGGTGGCATCAATCCGTCTTTTTGTCCTTGTTTCGCTAACTGAATACCTTGATCAAGAATAAGAGGAATTTGTTTTAAACGAGCAATATAGTCTTGATATTGCTTAGTATTATCAAATGGAATTGCACTAATGAATCCCGGAAATTGTAAATGTAGCCCCCACATTTGATTAAAAGGCATCTCATACAATTTCAAATCATAATTTTTAAGTGTTTCTTTCAACTGATAAATCATTAAATCTTTATTTAATTGATCAGTTGCTGAAAACCCTGTGCTATCAATTGCTTCGAAACGTTTTAAAAAATTTTGAGTAGTTTTTTTATCTTTCTCAATCTGACTTTTTGAAGACTCGGTCCATCGATCGTTGTAGCGTAAATCGCCTAAAGTCGTTG
The window above is part of the Acinetobacter baumannii genome. Proteins encoded here:
- the glmU gene encoding bifunctional UDP-N-acetylglucosamine diphosphorylase/glucosamine-1-phosphate N-acetyltransferase GlmU, coding for MSTTVIILAAGKGTRMRSQLPKVLQPLAGRPLLGHVIKTAKQLLAENIITIYGHGGDHVKKTFAQENIQWVEQAEQLGTGHAVQMTLPVLPKDGISLILYGDVPLVRQTTLEQLIEVSNKTGIGMITLHVDNPTGYGRIVRQDGKIQAIVEHKDATEAQRQIQEINTGIYCVSNAKLHEWLPKLSNENAQGEYYLTDIVAMAVADGLEIASIQPELAFEVEGVNDRLQLAALEREFQKQQAKELMQQGVTFADPARFDLRGTVKVGHDVRIDVNVIIEGDCELGDFVEIGAGCILKNTTIAAGTKVQAYSVFDGAVVGENTQIGPFARLRPGAKLANEVHIGNFVEVKNTTIGLGSKANHFTYLGDAEIGAESNIGAGTITCNYDGANKHKTTIGDAVFIGSNSSLVAPVTIGNGATVGAGSVITKDVAEQSLSFERAQQISKANYQRPQKLKK
- the glmS gene encoding glutamine--fructose-6-phosphate transaminase (isomerizing); the protein is MCGIVGGVAERCVTEILIEGLKRLEYRGYDSAGVALLNNQQILRERRVGKVANLADAVSEHQLTGAIGIAHTRWATHGKPTENNAHPHMSGKVAVVHNGIIENYQELKDDLQALGYVFTSQTDTEVVAHLVAEALKNTDSLLEAVESVVPQLKGAYALGIIHSDYPDELITVREGSPLVIGVGIGENFISSDQLALLPVTNRFIYLEEGDIARLTRTSIEVFVKGERVERPVKELDATVSSASKGEYKHYMLKEIYEQPEAIKQTISQALDGNNLRDDFLKDADADFSKLQSVQIIACGTSYHSGMIAKYWFEQLIGVPCQVEIASEFRYRSPVIVENTLYICISQSGETADTLAALRETQKRAKANNIDIQTLTICNVATSSMVRETDHHLLTLAGPEIGVASTKAFTTQLAALMLLILKIGQVKQRISNVMIEELARELWHSPKVILDTLKQDAEILRLSELFVEKQHCLFLGRGTHYPIALEGALKLKEISYIHAEGYAAGELKHGPLALVDTEMPIVILAPNDEMLDKLKSNMEEVQARGGELFVFADENSGVVEKDRQHVVQIPTVNEWLAPIIYSVPVQLLSYHVAVLRGTDVDQPRNLAKSVTVE
- the murI gene encoding glutamate racemase, which translates into the protein MNNNNNPIGMIDSGLGGLSLFKHIRQALPNEDIIYFADSKYVPYGDKESDWIVSRTTHLISNLVAQGKCKAIVIACNTMTAVAIETIRAQINVPLIAIEPAVKPAVAITQSKHIAVLATATTVKGKNLKSLIEMYAQDIKVSLVPCIGLAEKIETGKAHTAEVKDYLKNILAPLVEQKVDTIILGCTHYPFVSDTIQEIVGRDIQIIEPSEAVTAQLIRQLNQYHLSSESPNEGNHIIWTSSDPLEVADVTFSLLSEKLSVKAVEL
- a CDS encoding HAD family hydrolase, whose product is MEKSLKEYQAIIFDMDGTLVDSFSFFLGALNQLAKKHKFKSVELHEVEQYKHLSPKEIMKEMNVSRWKLPWIAKDFIRLMKERDQEVYMFEGMRDQLIELHKRGYTLAIITSNSKENCQSILGTELCELFSHIDGGSSIFGKAKRIKRVLNILNLNKEQAIYVGDQTTDGEAAHKAGIDFAAVGWGYTSAEKLKTIQPKVVLTDLATMKKFF
- a CDS encoding DUF885 domain-containing protein, producing MKNRTLHFACISVLFWMSHSSNAATPEINTNSIEKSQSKQKSDVSVRVKALNQLLQELWEYTLKNNPETATTLGDLRYNDRWTESSKSQIEKDKKTTQNFLKRFEAIDSTGFSATDQLNKDLMIYQLKETLKNYDLKLYEMPFNQMWGLHLQFPGFISAIPFDNTKQYQDYIARLKQIPLILDQGIQLAKQGQKDGLMPPKYLIEKVAKQIDSIATPAGKDSVFASPLKQFPKNISKAEQERLSREILQTIDQNVRPAYQKLGAFIQKDYLPHGRQHEGIWSLPNGDELYRFYVENNTTTLESPENIHQLGLKEVARIEAEMLKIAKAQGFNDLKSFQQSLKTNPAVFPKSREEILEIYRGYIAQMQPELPKLFGLLPKNKVEVLPVEQYREKEAAGAEYHQGTPDGSRPGQVYVNTGDFSERSKISMEATAYHEAIPGHHMQIDIAQNLPNLPMFRKQPNHTAYIEGWALYAEQLGKDVGFYKDQLSDYGRLSSELFRACRLVVDTGVHYKKWTRQQMIDFMREHSALDEPDIQAEADRYIAIPAQALAYKMGQLKILELRELAKQELGDRFDIKTFHDMILNAGTLPLNILDARIKNWINEQKAAA